A portion of the Streptomyces platensis genome contains these proteins:
- a CDS encoding pyridoxal phosphate-dependent aminotransferase: MQFKQSSKMADVCYEIRGPVIEHADALEEAGHSVLRLNTGNPALFGFECPEEILQDVMRNLSRAHGYTESRGILSARRAVAQHYQQSGLPDVGVDDIYLGNGVSELVSMAVQALLDDGDEVLIPAPDFPLWTAVTSLAGGKPVHYLCDESADWLPDLDDLASKITDRTRAMVIINPNNPTGAVYPRELLDGMLDLARRHGLMVFADEIYDRILYDGAVHHHAAVLAPDLVCLTFSGLSKSSLVAGFRSGWLVVSGPKQHAADYLEGLGTLASMRLCPNAPAQYAIQAALGGRQSIQDLVLPGGRLHEQRDRAWERLNEIPGVSCVKPKGALYAFPRLDPAVHKIHDDEKFVLDLLLREKIQVVQGTGFNWPRPDHFRILTLPHADDLDAAISRIGRFLAGYRQ; encoded by the coding sequence ATGCAGTTCAAGCAGTCCAGCAAGATGGCCGACGTCTGCTACGAGATCCGCGGGCCGGTGATCGAGCACGCGGACGCGCTGGAGGAGGCGGGCCACAGCGTGCTGCGGCTGAACACCGGCAATCCGGCGCTGTTCGGCTTCGAGTGCCCCGAAGAGATCCTTCAGGACGTGATGCGCAATCTGTCCCGCGCACACGGCTACACGGAGTCCCGCGGCATCCTCTCGGCCCGCCGCGCGGTCGCCCAGCACTACCAGCAGAGCGGACTGCCCGACGTCGGCGTCGATGACATCTACCTCGGCAACGGCGTCTCCGAACTCGTCTCGATGGCGGTGCAGGCCCTCCTCGACGACGGTGACGAGGTCCTCATCCCGGCCCCCGATTTCCCGCTCTGGACGGCGGTGACCTCCCTCGCGGGCGGCAAGCCCGTGCACTATCTCTGCGACGAGTCCGCTGACTGGCTGCCGGACCTCGACGACCTCGCCTCGAAGATCACCGACCGGACCCGGGCGATGGTCATCATCAACCCCAACAACCCGACCGGCGCGGTCTATCCGCGTGAGCTGCTCGACGGCATGCTCGATCTCGCCCGGCGCCACGGGCTGATGGTCTTCGCCGACGAGATCTACGACCGGATCCTGTACGACGGCGCGGTCCACCACCATGCCGCGGTCCTCGCTCCCGACCTGGTCTGTCTGACGTTCAGCGGACTGTCCAAGTCCTCCCTGGTGGCCGGATTCCGCTCCGGCTGGCTGGTGGTCTCCGGCCCCAAGCAGCACGCGGCCGACTATCTGGAGGGCCTGGGCACCCTCGCCTCCATGCGGCTGTGCCCGAACGCCCCCGCCCAGTACGCCATCCAGGCCGCGCTCGGCGGCCGGCAGAGCATCCAGGACCTGGTGCTGCCGGGCGGCCGGCTGCACGAGCAGCGCGACCGGGCCTGGGAGCGGCTGAACGAGATCCCGGGCGTCTCCTGCGTCAAGCCCAAGGGCGCGCTCTACGCCTTCCCCCGCCTCGATCCGGCCGTGCACAAGATCCACGACGACGAGAAGTTCGTCCTCGATCTGCTGCTCCGGGAGAAGATCCAGGTCGTCCAGGGCACCGGCTTCAACTGGCCGCGTCCGGACCACTTCCGCATCCTCACCCTCCCGCACGCCGATGACCTGGACGCGGCGATCAGCCGGATCGGACGCTTCCTGGCGGGCTACCGCCAGTAA
- a CDS encoding winged helix-turn-helix transcriptional regulator: MPRRSYDQYCAVARALDAVGDRWTLLIVRELLGGPRRYTDLHADLPGVSTDMLASRLKDMERDGLTTRRRLAPPGAAFVYELTTRGHALLPALTALADWGAPALDERRPTDALRAHWFAVPLMARLARHFTDGTDVIDIALDEGEFHVVLGGDGPESGHPEGGPGYADGPAEHPDIRLRMDTATCADIAYDRLSLARGIESGRIAVTLPEGSGARQRRKRTTTA; this comes from the coding sequence ATGCCGCGCCGAAGCTATGACCAGTACTGCGCCGTCGCCCGGGCCCTGGACGCCGTCGGCGACCGCTGGACGCTCCTGATCGTCCGGGAACTGCTGGGCGGCCCCCGGCGCTACACCGATCTGCACGCCGACCTGCCGGGTGTCAGCACCGACATGCTCGCCTCCCGGCTCAAGGACATGGAACGGGACGGTCTGACCACCCGCCGCCGGCTCGCCCCGCCCGGCGCCGCCTTCGTCTACGAGCTCACCACCCGCGGGCACGCACTGCTGCCCGCGCTCACCGCCCTCGCCGACTGGGGCGCCCCCGCCCTCGACGAGCGACGCCCCACCGACGCGCTACGGGCCCACTGGTTCGCGGTCCCCCTCATGGCGCGGCTGGCCCGGCACTTCACGGACGGCACCGACGTCATCGACATCGCCCTCGACGAGGGCGAGTTCCATGTCGTCCTCGGCGGCGACGGGCCGGAATCCGGCCACCCTGAGGGCGGGCCCGGCTACGCGGACGGCCCGGCCGAGCACCCCGACATCCGGCTGCGGATGGACACCGCGACCTGTGCCGATATCGCGTACGATCGCCTCTCCCTCGCACGGGGAATCGAATCCGGCCGGATCGCGGTCACCTTGCCCGAGGGATCCGGTGCACGGCAGCGACGGAAGAGGACGACAACGGCATGA
- a CDS encoding LNS2 domain-containing protein, which produces MTTRPLAVFDLDGTLADTGHRQHLLRQTPRDWRAFFAAATEDPPLVEGVALALRSTEDCEVVYLTGRPERCRRDTVAWLAQHGLPEGRLWMRPNHDRRPARHTKLEILRRIARDREIRHVVDDDELVCDACEEAGFRVIRARWATPSETLRDAQQRAGRT; this is translated from the coding sequence ATGACGACGCGCCCCCTGGCGGTCTTCGACCTGGACGGCACGCTCGCGGACACCGGCCACCGCCAGCATCTGCTGCGGCAGACTCCGCGTGACTGGCGGGCCTTCTTCGCGGCGGCCACCGAGGACCCTCCCCTCGTCGAGGGGGTGGCCCTGGCACTGCGCAGCACCGAGGACTGCGAGGTCGTCTATCTGACCGGCCGTCCGGAGCGCTGCCGCCGGGACACCGTGGCCTGGCTCGCCCAACACGGCCTGCCCGAGGGCAGGTTGTGGATGCGCCCGAACCATGACCGGCGCCCGGCGCGGCACACCAAGCTGGAGATCCTGCGCCGGATCGCCCGCGACCGGGAGATCCGCCATGTCGTCGACGACGACGAACTCGTCTGCGACGCCTGCGAGGAGGCCGGTTTCCGGGTGATCCGGGCCCGCTGGGCCACCCCGTCCGAGACCCTGCGGGACGCCCAGCAGCGAGCCGGGCGCACTTAA
- a CDS encoding glycosyl hydrolase family 18 protein — protein MDQASGTRSRTGLALLLTAALLTGLWTPAAAAAHDPRSGGRTGSAWLPYWGDIDAAYRDALRHAAQLHTVSPFWYETSSDTAVKGHTGAGRRDIIDGLHDAGIDVVPTVTETLGAAKMAALMHDPERRRDHIDTLLDLVESRSYDGLDLDYEAMALSGDREDRDRVRTGYNALVKELCARLHERDKQCVVTVLARVRGSGQAFDYERLGRYADRFRIMGYDLHWSGGDAGPLSARDWYDEFLRYATDTVPRHKIEVAFPGYGWDWIRGVTGHAAHVTWKEAEALREREDADYHFDEVSGTPHFTYRKDGAEHEVWYQDGRGVRAQLPLLRKYGVRGTGLWALGFEDPDFWSALRDG, from the coding sequence ATGGATCAAGCATCAGGAACCCGGTCGCGCACCGGGCTTGCGCTACTGCTGACCGCGGCGTTGCTCACCGGGCTCTGGACCCCGGCGGCCGCGGCGGCCCACGACCCGAGGAGCGGCGGGCGGACCGGCTCGGCCTGGCTGCCCTACTGGGGCGATATCGACGCCGCCTACCGCGACGCGCTGCGGCACGCCGCCCAGCTGCACACCGTCAGCCCCTTCTGGTACGAAACCTCCTCCGACACCGCCGTCAAGGGGCACACGGGCGCGGGCCGGCGCGACATCATCGACGGGCTGCACGACGCCGGGATCGATGTCGTGCCCACCGTGACCGAGACCCTCGGCGCCGCGAAGATGGCCGCGCTGATGCACGACCCGGAGCGGCGGCGGGACCATATCGACACGCTCCTGGACCTGGTCGAGAGCCGCTCCTACGACGGGCTCGACCTGGACTACGAGGCGATGGCCCTCAGCGGTGACCGGGAGGACCGCGACCGAGTGCGGACCGGCTACAACGCGCTCGTCAAGGAGCTGTGCGCACGGCTGCACGAGAGGGACAAGCAGTGTGTGGTCACGGTGCTGGCCCGGGTCCGCGGCAGTGGCCAGGCCTTCGACTACGAGCGGCTCGGCCGGTACGCCGACCGGTTCCGCATCATGGGCTACGACCTGCACTGGTCCGGCGGCGACGCGGGCCCGCTCTCGGCCAGGGACTGGTACGACGAGTTCCTGCGCTACGCCACCGACACCGTCCCCCGGCACAAGATCGAGGTGGCCTTCCCGGGCTACGGCTGGGACTGGATCCGCGGGGTCACCGGCCATGCGGCCCATGTGACCTGGAAAGAGGCCGAGGCGCTGCGCGAGCGGGAGGACGCGGACTACCACTTCGACGAGGTGTCCGGCACCCCGCACTTCACCTACCGCAAGGACGGTGCGGAGCACGAGGTCTGGTACCAGGACGGCCGCGGGGTCCGCGCGCAGCTGCCGCTGCTGAGGAAGTACGGGGTGCGCGGCACCGGCCTGTGGGCACTCGGGTTCGAGGACCCGGACTTCTGGTCCGCGCTCCGCGACGGGTAG
- a CDS encoding NADPH:quinone oxidoreductase family protein: protein MKAWRVHANGEPRAVMRLEEVPDPQPGPGQLLLRVRAANVNFPDALLCRGQYQVRPPLPFTPGVEICGEVLAVGEDATGETGARVLAQPPLPDGGFAELAVVDAATVRPAPEALDDAEAAALHIGYQTGWFGLHRRARLQAGETLLVHAAAGGVGSAAVQLGKAAGATVIGVVGGADKARTARELGCDVVLDRRSDDLVAAVKEATGGRGADVVYDPVGGEAYAKSVKCIAFEGRIVVVGFAGGAIPTPALNHALVKNYAILGLHWGLYNTKDPAAIDACHEELTKLAAQGVIKPLIGGRVPLEGAADAVQRVADGTSVGRLVVVPGAEEAR from the coding sequence GTGAAGGCATGGCGCGTACACGCGAACGGCGAGCCGCGTGCGGTGATGCGGCTGGAGGAGGTGCCGGACCCGCAGCCGGGGCCGGGGCAGCTGCTGCTGCGGGTGCGGGCCGCCAACGTCAACTTCCCGGACGCCCTGCTGTGCCGCGGCCAGTACCAGGTGCGGCCGCCGCTGCCGTTCACCCCGGGCGTGGAGATCTGCGGCGAGGTGCTCGCCGTGGGGGAGGACGCGACCGGTGAGACCGGTGCGCGGGTGCTGGCCCAGCCGCCGCTGCCGGACGGCGGCTTCGCCGAACTCGCCGTCGTCGACGCGGCGACGGTACGCCCGGCCCCCGAGGCCCTGGACGATGCCGAGGCCGCCGCGCTGCACATCGGCTACCAGACCGGCTGGTTCGGACTGCACCGCCGGGCCCGGCTCCAGGCGGGCGAGACCCTGCTCGTGCACGCCGCGGCGGGCGGTGTCGGCAGCGCCGCCGTCCAGCTCGGCAAGGCCGCGGGCGCGACCGTCATCGGCGTGGTGGGCGGCGCCGACAAGGCCCGGACCGCCCGTGAACTGGGCTGTGATGTCGTACTCGACCGGCGTTCCGACGACCTCGTCGCCGCCGTGAAGGAGGCCACCGGCGGCCGCGGCGCGGACGTCGTCTACGACCCGGTGGGCGGCGAGGCGTACGCCAAGTCCGTCAAGTGCATCGCGTTCGAGGGCCGGATCGTCGTCGTCGGCTTCGCGGGCGGCGCCATCCCCACCCCGGCGCTCAACCACGCGCTGGTGAAGAACTACGCGATCCTGGGCCTCCACTGGGGCCTGTACAACACCAAGGACCCGGCCGCCATCGACGCCTGCCACGAGGAGCTCACCAAGCTCGCCGCGCAGGGCGTCATCAAGCCGCTGATCGGCGGACGCGTTCCACTGGAAGGGGCCGCCGACGCCGTCCAGCGGGTCGCCGACGGCACCTCCGTCGGCCGGCTCGTGGTGGTTCCCGGAGCGGAGGAGGCCCGATGA
- a CDS encoding acyl-CoA dehydrogenase family protein, whose protein sequence is MTDADDLRRRTAELLAAHPPAITGRLEFLRARFDAGLAWVHFPRGLGGLDAPRSLQAVVDAELEAAGAPGNDPGRIGIGLGMAAPTILRFGADEQKQRFLRPLWTGEEVWCQLFSEPGAGSDLAALATRAVREDGGEAGSGGDWIVDGQKVWTSSAHLARWAILIARTDPGVPKHRGISYFVCDMTDPGVEVRPLRQITGEAEFNEVFLTGVRIPDAHRLGAVGEGWKVAQTTLMNERVAIGGARMPREGGMIGVAAADWRARPELRTHDLHQRLLKLWVEAEVARLTGERLRQQMTKGQPGPEGSGMKLAFARLAQEISGWEVEFLAEDGLTYDDWTMRRPDGVDFTGREAGYRYLRAKGNSIEGGTSEVLLNIVAERVLGLPPEPRTDKDVAWKDLPR, encoded by the coding sequence ATGACGGACGCCGATGACCTGCGCCGGCGCACCGCCGAGCTGCTCGCCGCACACCCTCCCGCCATCACCGGGCGGCTGGAGTTCCTGCGCGCCCGCTTCGACGCCGGGCTCGCCTGGGTGCACTTCCCCCGGGGCCTCGGCGGACTGGACGCGCCGCGCTCCCTGCAAGCCGTCGTCGACGCGGAACTGGAGGCCGCCGGGGCCCCCGGCAACGACCCCGGCCGCATCGGTATCGGCCTCGGCATGGCCGCGCCCACGATCCTGCGCTTCGGCGCCGACGAGCAGAAGCAGCGGTTCCTGCGCCCTCTGTGGACCGGCGAGGAGGTGTGGTGCCAGCTGTTCAGCGAGCCCGGGGCCGGCTCCGACCTGGCGGCGCTGGCGACCCGCGCGGTCCGGGAGGACGGGGGAGAAGCCGGAAGCGGGGGTGACTGGATCGTCGACGGCCAGAAGGTCTGGACGTCCAGCGCGCATCTGGCCCGCTGGGCGATCCTGATCGCCCGCACCGACCCCGGCGTCCCCAAGCACCGCGGCATCAGCTACTTCGTGTGCGATATGACCGACCCCGGCGTCGAGGTGCGTCCGCTGCGGCAGATCACCGGCGAGGCCGAGTTCAACGAGGTCTTCCTCACCGGTGTCCGGATCCCCGACGCCCACCGCCTCGGTGCGGTCGGCGAGGGCTGGAAGGTCGCCCAGACCACGCTGATGAACGAGCGGGTCGCCATCGGCGGCGCCCGCATGCCCCGCGAGGGCGGCATGATCGGCGTCGCCGCCGCCGACTGGCGCGCCCGCCCCGAACTGCGCACCCACGACCTGCACCAGCGGCTGCTGAAGCTGTGGGTGGAGGCCGAGGTCGCCCGGCTGACCGGTGAGCGGCTGCGCCAGCAAATGACCAAGGGGCAACCCGGCCCCGAGGGCAGCGGGATGAAGCTGGCCTTCGCCCGGCTCGCCCAGGAAATCAGCGGCTGGGAGGTGGAGTTCCTCGCCGAGGACGGGCTGACCTACGACGACTGGACGATGCGCCGGCCCGACGGCGTCGACTTCACCGGCCGCGAGGCCGGCTACCGCTATCTGCGCGCCAAGGGGAACTCCATCGAAGGGGGCACCTCGGAAGTGCTGCTCAACATCGTCGCCGAACGTGTGCTGGGGCTGCCGCCCGAGCCGCGCACCGACAAGGACGTCGCGTGGAAGGACCTCCCCCGATGA
- a CDS encoding acyl-CoA dehydrogenase family protein, with product MNDGTTLPAAMAPDPDLLYSEDEDALRAAVRSLLAARSDPATVLAGLQSDVAYDTGLWHSLATEIGTAGLLVPEKLGGAGATAREAAVVLEEIGRAVAPVPYLTSAVLAVTALLGCEHDRADVAASLAALAEGRTVGVLAVPLPTAPGGLSGPASVRADAGGALTGRVTSVADAAAAELLLVPAQGPDGPALYAVDPSAGGVRTDTVTPLDLTRPLGHLTFDGAPGRLLATGDRAGATVDRALLTGAGLLASEQLGVAEWCLAETVRHTAERTQFGRPVGSFQALKHRMAALWLDVASARAAARNAADALATESPDAPVAVAVAQSYCAPVAVRVAEECVQLHGGIGMTWEHPAHLYLKRAKSDELALGSPGRHREALAGLVGIAAP from the coding sequence ATGAACGACGGGACCACCCTGCCCGCCGCCATGGCGCCCGACCCCGACCTCCTCTACTCCGAGGACGAGGACGCGCTGCGCGCCGCCGTACGGTCGCTGCTCGCCGCCCGCAGCGATCCGGCCACCGTGCTCGCCGGCCTGCAGTCGGACGTCGCCTACGACACCGGCCTGTGGCACTCCCTCGCCACGGAGATCGGCACCGCGGGCCTGCTGGTGCCCGAAAAGCTCGGCGGCGCGGGCGCCACCGCCCGCGAGGCCGCCGTGGTGCTGGAGGAGATCGGCCGTGCCGTCGCCCCCGTCCCCTATCTGACCAGCGCGGTCCTCGCGGTGACCGCCCTGCTCGGCTGCGAGCACGACCGTGCGGATGTCGCCGCGTCGCTCGCCGCGCTCGCCGAGGGCCGCACCGTCGGTGTGCTCGCCGTCCCGCTGCCCACCGCCCCCGGCGGGCTGTCCGGTCCGGCGTCCGTACGGGCCGATGCCGGCGGCGCCCTGACCGGCCGGGTGACCTCGGTCGCCGATGCCGCGGCCGCCGAGCTCCTGCTCGTCCCGGCCCAGGGGCCCGACGGACCGGCGCTCTACGCGGTGGACCCGTCGGCGGGCGGGGTGCGCACCGACACCGTCACCCCGCTCGACCTCACCCGCCCCCTGGGCCACCTCACCTTCGACGGCGCCCCCGGCCGCCTCCTGGCCACCGGGGACCGCGCCGGCGCCACCGTCGACCGCGCCCTGCTCACCGGTGCCGGACTGCTCGCCTCGGAGCAGCTGGGCGTCGCCGAATGGTGTCTGGCCGAAACCGTGCGGCACACCGCCGAGCGCACCCAGTTCGGCCGCCCCGTCGGCTCGTTCCAGGCGCTCAAGCACCGGATGGCCGCCCTCTGGCTGGACGTGGCCTCGGCCCGCGCCGCCGCCCGGAACGCTGCCGACGCCCTCGCCACCGAGAGCCCCGACGCCCCGGTGGCGGTGGCCGTCGCCCAGTCGTACTGCGCGCCGGTGGCGGTGCGTGTCGCCGAGGAGTGCGTCCAGCTGCACGGCGGCATCGGCATGACCTGGGAGCACCCGGCGCATCTGTATCTCAAGCGGGCCAAGAGCGATGAGCTCGCCCTCGGGTCGCCGGGGCGGCACCGGGAGGCCCTGGCGGGACTGGTCGGGATCGCCGCGCCGTAA
- a CDS encoding GPI anchored serine-threonine rich family protein — translation MSRATSMATNLAVAVATTAVGCMLVISLAPSQPDTGKSGPAAGRPVAATAGHAGSAARAATSALGAPAASADPEEFASPPTGRIEVTAPEPGVDYKANGSFVVTWNNSTGEEVDVWLRTATGGGESERVALVATKAGAGRAGEALVTLPRVPPGKRYFLEVATAGDGAVRAFSRTFAITN, via the coding sequence ATGTCTAGGGCCACCTCGATGGCCACCAATCTGGCCGTCGCCGTCGCCACCACCGCCGTCGGCTGCATGCTGGTGATCTCGCTGGCGCCGTCGCAGCCGGACACCGGGAAGAGTGGTCCCGCGGCCGGCCGGCCGGTGGCCGCCACGGCCGGCCATGCGGGCTCGGCGGCGCGGGCCGCCACCTCGGCCCTCGGTGCCCCCGCCGCCAGTGCCGACCCCGAGGAGTTCGCCTCGCCCCCGACGGGGCGGATCGAGGTGACCGCCCCGGAGCCCGGCGTCGACTACAAGGCGAACGGCAGTTTCGTGGTGACCTGGAACAACAGCACGGGCGAGGAGGTGGACGTCTGGCTGCGGACGGCGACCGGCGGGGGCGAGTCGGAGCGGGTGGCGCTGGTCGCGACCAAGGCCGGTGCCGGGCGGGCCGGCGAGGCGCTGGTGACGCTGCCCCGGGTGCCGCCGGGCAAGCGCTACTTCCTGGAGGTGGCGACCGCCGGTGACGGCGCGGTCCGCGCCTTCAGCCGGACCTTCGCCATCACCAACTGA
- a CDS encoding cell wall hydrolase: MFREPGRQVPTVHGTVAFRQLPEALRNVTYSGARHPGATTPECPSYVAGGAAGVPGQGPVPGPFDDLAGGANCQRYAYAVLRHFGLLIPPLRSAELWADERATHRVERPRPLDLVLFDSGPADGRPPGYGAHVGVHLGPDQVLHLCREAGRPAVWRYADFAARPRYGRFLGVKRAGRAEEG, translated from the coding sequence GTGTTCCGCGAACCCGGCCGTCAAGTCCCCACCGTCCACGGCACGGTGGCGTTCCGGCAGCTTCCCGAGGCGCTGCGCAATGTGACCTACTCGGGTGCCCGCCATCCGGGAGCGACGACACCTGAATGCCCGTCATACGTGGCGGGCGGGGCGGCCGGTGTCCCCGGTCAGGGCCCCGTACCGGGCCCCTTCGACGACCTGGCCGGGGGCGCGAACTGCCAGCGCTACGCCTACGCCGTGCTGCGCCACTTCGGCCTGCTGATACCGCCGTTGCGCTCGGCGGAACTCTGGGCCGACGAACGGGCGACCCACCGGGTGGAGCGTCCGCGGCCGCTGGATCTGGTGCTGTTCGACAGCGGTCCGGCGGACGGCCGGCCACCTGGCTACGGCGCGCACGTGGGCGTCCACCTGGGCCCCGACCAGGTCCTGCATCTGTGCCGGGAGGCCGGGCGGCCCGCCGTATGGCGCTATGCGGACTTCGCGGCGCGGCCGCGCTACGGGCGCTTCCTCGGTGTCAAGCGGGCGGGGCGGGCCGAGGAGGGCTGA
- a CDS encoding S1 family peptidase, which yields MERRFRKAALWGAAAATVVAAVGPFSPAHGVPRPDPSPKPSPRGMLDAMRRDLGLNAVQVRTRLAQETDAHRAAAAVRRTLSSPPAGMWFDRTTGKLVVAVTGAADAQRVRAAGAVPKTVPHGRAALTALMRQITERAGDGVPGVTGWGVDERANGVVVRMDRTRRTARTAVFEQSVRALGARSKIPVTVERSDQTPRQQGGTVVGGERWMPGSEGICSIGFSVTGPGSFQGFLTAGHCTLTPDQAAFGKDGSRMGTSNQGGEHSVNDREGDFGLVEVDRPDWTVSADVAGQGGTPVTVTGAQEGLVGMSMCHSGQSSGWHCGEITRVDQTVDYGNTVIEGLSFTNACSAPGDSGGSYVTQPSAPKALGVHSGGGAAGCGNFGGATLTIFQPVGEILDRWNLRLKTGSP from the coding sequence ATGGAACGCCGCTTTCGCAAGGCAGCCCTCTGGGGCGCGGCCGCCGCCACCGTCGTGGCGGCGGTCGGCCCGTTCAGCCCGGCGCACGGCGTGCCCCGGCCCGATCCCTCGCCCAAGCCCTCGCCGCGCGGCATGCTCGACGCGATGCGCCGGGACCTCGGGCTGAACGCGGTGCAGGTGCGGACCCGGCTCGCGCAGGAGACCGATGCGCACCGTGCCGCGGCGGCCGTGCGCCGGACGCTGAGCAGCCCGCCCGCCGGGATGTGGTTCGACCGGACCACCGGCAAACTCGTCGTCGCGGTCACCGGCGCCGCCGACGCCCAGCGGGTGCGGGCCGCCGGCGCGGTCCCCAAGACGGTGCCGCACGGCCGCGCCGCGCTCACCGCCCTTATGCGGCAGATCACCGAGCGGGCCGGCGACGGGGTGCCCGGCGTCACCGGCTGGGGTGTCGACGAGCGGGCCAACGGTGTGGTGGTCCGCATGGACCGCACCCGGCGCACCGCCCGGACCGCCGTCTTCGAGCAGTCCGTCCGCGCGCTGGGGGCCCGGTCGAAGATCCCCGTCACGGTCGAGCGCAGCGACCAGACACCGCGTCAGCAGGGCGGCACGGTGGTGGGCGGTGAGCGGTGGATGCCCGGCAGCGAGGGCATCTGTTCCATCGGCTTCTCGGTGACCGGGCCGGGCAGCTTCCAGGGCTTTCTGACGGCCGGTCACTGCACGCTCACCCCCGATCAGGCCGCGTTCGGCAAGGACGGCAGCCGCATGGGCACCTCCAACCAGGGCGGCGAACACAGCGTCAATGACCGCGAGGGGGACTTCGGGCTGGTCGAGGTCGACCGGCCGGACTGGACGGTCAGCGCGGACGTGGCCGGGCAGGGCGGTACGCCGGTCACCGTCACCGGTGCGCAGGAGGGCCTGGTCGGGATGTCGATGTGCCACTCCGGGCAGAGCAGCGGCTGGCACTGCGGGGAGATCACCCGGGTCGATCAGACCGTGGACTACGGCAACACCGTCATCGAGGGCCTGTCGTTCACCAACGCCTGCTCGGCGCCCGGCGATTCGGGCGGCTCGTATGTCACCCAGCCCAGCGCCCCGAAGGCCCTGGGCGTGCACTCGGGCGGCGGCGCCGCCGGGTGCGGCAACTTCGGCGGTGCCACCCTCACCATCTTCCAGCCGGTGGGCGAGATCCTGGACAGGTGGAACCTGCGGCTGAAGACGGGCAGCCCCTGA
- a CDS encoding acyl-CoA thioesterase, giving the protein MAEAAERAAGTDAAEPFAVGITVRGYETDTQGHLNQSVYLQYAEHARWSLLQASGIRQSTMVDRRVGPVTVETTIRYRRELRAGDEVEVSCAFVWGEGKTFRIEQTVRTTDGTVAAEVSAVCGLLDLTERKLLQDPRAAFRDLADQPALLGLADA; this is encoded by the coding sequence ATGGCAGAAGCAGCGGAACGGGCAGCCGGTACGGACGCGGCGGAGCCGTTCGCCGTCGGGATCACGGTGCGCGGCTACGAGACGGACACCCAGGGCCATCTCAACCAGAGCGTCTATCTCCAGTACGCCGAGCACGCCCGCTGGTCGCTGCTCCAGGCGAGCGGCATCCGCCAGAGCACCATGGTGGACCGCCGCGTCGGCCCGGTGACCGTCGAGACCACCATCCGCTATCGGCGGGAGCTGCGGGCCGGTGACGAGGTCGAGGTCAGCTGCGCGTTCGTGTGGGGCGAGGGCAAGACCTTCCGGATCGAGCAGACCGTCCGCACGACGGACGGGACGGTGGCCGCCGAGGTGAGCGCCGTCTGCGGGCTCCTCGACCTCACCGAGCGCAAGCTGCTCCAGGACCCGCGGGCGGCCTTCCGCGACCTGGCCGACCAGCCCGCGCTGCTGGGTCTCGCCGACGCCTGA